A window from Deinococcus aquiradiocola encodes these proteins:
- a CDS encoding SDR family NAD(P)-dependent oxidoreductase — protein sequence MTITFITGANKGLGFETARRLKDLGHTVLLGARDAARGQAAAETLGVRFVQIDVADDASVTRAAQDVAAHEGHVDVLVNNAGIIGPHVPADQLTGAQAMEVFGTNVAGIVRVTGAFLPLLRRSGDPVVVNVSSGMGSFAVTHDQDRIESTVIAPLYTASKAAVTMLTTQYARAFPGIRFNAADPGYTATDLNGHSGPQTVTEGTDAIVTLATERADAGTGRLIDRYGRVAW from the coding sequence ATGACGATCACCTTCATCACCGGAGCGAACAAGGGCCTGGGCTTCGAAACGGCCCGCCGACTGAAAGACCTGGGACACACCGTCCTGCTGGGCGCACGAGACGCCGCGCGCGGCCAGGCGGCCGCCGAGACGCTGGGCGTGCGGTTCGTGCAGATCGACGTCGCGGACGACGCTTCCGTGACGCGCGCCGCGCAGGACGTCGCGGCGCACGAGGGACACGTCGACGTGCTCGTCAACAACGCCGGCATCATCGGCCCGCACGTTCCTGCCGATCAGCTGACCGGCGCGCAGGCGATGGAGGTCTTCGGAACGAACGTGGCCGGGATCGTCCGCGTGACAGGCGCGTTCCTGCCGCTCCTCCGCAGGTCCGGCGACCCGGTCGTCGTCAACGTCAGCAGCGGTATGGGGTCCTTCGCGGTGACGCACGACCAGGACCGCATCGAGTCCACGGTCATCGCGCCGCTGTACACGGCCTCCAAGGCGGCCGTCACGATGCTGACCACCCAGTACGCCCGGGCCTTCCCCGGCATCCGGTTCAACGCGGCGGACCCCGGGTACACCGCGACGGACCTGAACGGTCACAGTGGCCCGCAGACCGTGACGGAAGGCACGGACGCCATCGTGACCCTCGCGACCGAGCGGGCGGACGCCGGGACCGGACGCCTGATCGACCGGTACGGCAGGGTGGCCTGGTGA
- the pcaB gene encoding 3-carboxy-cis,cis-muconate cycloisomerase, with amino-acid sequence MSFSPLDSALYGPMFTTPDMTALFRDDAQLARMLQVEVALARVQARLGLIAEQAAEQIAASALTFSVDLQRLQPGLLRDGVPVPALLGEWRAQLPEPARTALHRGATTQDIVDTALVLTLRDAHALLDAELHALMTVMAALAQRHRHTVMAGRTHSQQAVPVTFGLKVAGWLAPLVRHAGRLHELRPRLLVLQFGGAAGTLSALNGDGLRVASALAGELALAEALMPWHTQRDALAELAGWLSLVTGGLGKVGQDLLLLAQSEVAEVTEGARGGSSTMPQKSNPVQSELLVAAARMNATLLPALHHALVQEHERGTHGWQLEWLTLPQMLGLTAGALTRARHLLEDLNVNTAHMQATLDASRGLMLAEAYTFALTPLIGRADAARRVQEAVQAVLHRQAPTLQDALGGQDGIPASLPRLNEVDVLGASGELIDRVTAALDALQRQAG; translated from the coding sequence GTGAGTTTCAGTCCGCTGGATTCGGCGCTGTACGGCCCGATGTTCACCACGCCGGACATGACGGCCCTGTTCCGCGACGACGCGCAGCTCGCGCGCATGCTGCAGGTGGAGGTCGCCCTGGCGCGCGTGCAGGCGCGCCTGGGCCTGATCGCGGAACAGGCGGCCGAGCAGATCGCGGCGTCCGCCCTGACCTTCAGCGTGGACCTGCAGCGCCTGCAGCCGGGCCTGCTGCGCGACGGGGTGCCGGTGCCTGCCCTGCTCGGCGAGTGGCGGGCGCAGCTGCCGGAACCGGCCCGCACCGCCCTGCACCGGGGCGCGACGACGCAGGACATCGTGGACACCGCGCTCGTGCTGACCCTACGGGACGCGCACGCGCTGCTGGACGCGGAACTGCACGCCCTGATGACCGTCATGGCGGCCCTCGCGCAGCGGCACCGGCACACCGTGATGGCGGGCCGCACGCACAGCCAGCAGGCGGTTCCCGTCACGTTCGGACTGAAGGTCGCGGGCTGGCTCGCGCCGCTCGTCCGGCACGCCGGTCGCCTCCATGAACTGCGGCCGCGCCTGCTGGTCCTGCAGTTCGGCGGGGCCGCCGGGACCCTGTCGGCCCTGAACGGGGACGGGCTGCGCGTCGCGTCGGCACTTGCCGGGGAACTCGCGCTGGCGGAGGCCCTCATGCCCTGGCACACGCAGCGGGACGCGCTGGCGGAACTGGCGGGCTGGCTGTCCCTGGTGACGGGCGGCCTCGGCAAGGTCGGGCAGGACCTGCTGCTCCTCGCGCAGAGCGAGGTGGCCGAGGTCACGGAGGGCGCCCGCGGCGGGTCCAGCACCATGCCGCAGAAGAGCAACCCCGTCCAGAGCGAACTGCTCGTCGCGGCCGCCCGCATGAACGCCACGCTGCTGCCCGCCCTGCACCACGCCCTCGTTCAGGAACACGAGCGCGGCACGCACGGCTGGCAGCTGGAATGGCTGACGCTGCCGCAGATGCTCGGCCTGACCGCCGGGGCCCTCACCCGGGCCCGGCACCTGCTGGAGGACCTCAACGTGAACACGGCGCACATGCAGGCCACCCTGGACGCGTCGCGCGGCCTGATGCTCGCCGAAGCGTACACCTTCGCCCTCACCCCCCTGATCGGCCGCGCGGACGCTGCCCGCCGCGTGCAGGAGGCCGTGCAGGCCGTCCTGCACCGGCAGGCCCCGACCCTGCAGGACGCGCTCGGGGGACAGGACGGCATTCCGGCCTCCCTCCCACGCCTGAACGAGGTGGACGTCCTCGGGGCGAGCGGCGAACTCATCGACCGTGTGACGGCCGCCCTGGACGCCCTGCAGCGGCAGGCAGGGTGA
- the pcaG gene encoding protocatechuate 3,4-dioxygenase subunit alpha, which yields MTTEPPPLPEDTSNLAGNFGPSPSQTVGPYFHQGLVPGVQGLQAGLGHVMVTPGSPVPGERVTLTGRVLDGDGVTIEDALIEVWQADANGAYPARADADFGGYGRAHTRTPLHRYALHTLKPGSAAPGLAPRLNVWLGMRGLLTHLVTAVYFSDEDNSGDPLLNAVPDHRRHTLIARREDTPDGAVYHLDFRMQGQDETVFFDAY from the coding sequence ATGACGACTGAACCCCCACCGCTGCCGGAAGACACCTCGAACCTCGCCGGGAACTTCGGCCCGTCGCCCAGCCAGACGGTCGGCCCGTACTTCCATCAGGGCCTCGTGCCCGGCGTTCAGGGCCTGCAGGCCGGACTGGGGCACGTGATGGTCACGCCCGGCAGTCCCGTGCCCGGCGAGCGCGTCACCCTGACGGGACGCGTGCTGGACGGCGACGGCGTCACCATCGAGGACGCGCTGATCGAGGTGTGGCAGGCGGACGCGAACGGCGCGTACCCTGCCCGCGCGGACGCGGACTTCGGCGGGTACGGCCGCGCGCACACCCGCACGCCCCTTCACCGCTACGCGCTGCACACCCTGAAGCCCGGGTCGGCCGCGCCTGGCCTCGCGCCGCGCCTGAACGTCTGGCTCGGCATGCGCGGCCTGCTGACGCACCTCGTGACGGCCGTGTACTTCAGCGACGAGGACAACAGCGGCGACCCCCTGCTGAACGCCGTGCCGGACCACCGCCGCCACACCCTGATCGCCCGGCGTGAGGACACCCCGGACGGCGCGGTCTACCACCTGGACTTCCGCATGCAGGGGCAGGACGAGACGGTGTTCTTCGATGCGTACTGA
- the pcaH gene encoding protocatechuate 3,4-dioxygenase subunit beta codes for MNHEERHPSPGGVHAPHLSPAYASSVKRAPHERLIPLPHGLHDFGAPVFGAGRLQPGDHDTTVNARVNGEPLGERVVVRGRLLDRQGRPVRGALIETWQANAAGRYVHARDDHDAPLDPNFTGTARMLTDERGEYELISIRPGAYPWRNHHNAWRPAHIHFSVFGTNFTQRLVSQMYFPGDPLLAYDPVYLGIPDPKGRDRLVSRFDLSLTRPGWALGYRFDIVLGGDHATPFEDEDHDD; via the coding sequence ATGAACCACGAGGAACGCCACCCCAGTCCCGGCGGGGTGCACGCCCCGCACCTGTCGCCCGCGTACGCCAGCAGCGTGAAACGCGCCCCGCACGAACGCCTGATCCCGCTGCCGCACGGCCTGCACGACTTCGGCGCGCCGGTCTTCGGGGCGGGCCGCCTGCAGCCCGGCGATCACGACACGACCGTGAACGCCCGCGTGAACGGCGAGCCGCTCGGGGAGCGCGTCGTGGTGCGCGGGCGGCTGCTCGACCGGCAGGGGCGGCCCGTCCGGGGCGCGCTGATCGAGACGTGGCAGGCGAACGCCGCCGGACGTTACGTGCACGCGCGCGACGACCACGACGCGCCGCTCGACCCGAACTTCACCGGCACGGCCCGCATGCTCACCGACGAGCGCGGCGAGTACGAACTGATCAGCATCCGGCCCGGCGCGTACCCCTGGCGCAACCACCACAACGCCTGGCGGCCCGCGCACATTCACTTCAGCGTGTTCGGCACGAACTTCACGCAGCGGCTCGTGAGCCAGATGTACTTCCCTGGCGATCCGCTCCTCGCGTACGACCCCGTCTACCTGGGGATCCCCGATCCGAAGGGCCGTGATCGGCTCGTCAGCCGCTTCGACCTGAGCCTCACGCGGCCCGGGTGGGCGCTCGGGTACCGGTTCGACATCGTGCTGGGCGGCGATCATGCCACCCCCTTCGAGGATGAGGACCATGACGACTGA